DNA from Fervidobacterium gondwanense DSM 13020:
AATTATTTTGTTATTATTTCTTGCAAAACATTTTTGTATGCAAATTCCTTGTAAAACCCTACCCAGCTTACAACCGTTGAGCTTGCCATAGTCAATACCTCAAGACATTTCGGATTTTCCTATTCTATGGTGATTATAGCACATCTTCTCGTAAACTAAAAAATCCCGAGCCTTTGCTCGGGGAGCCGTAAATAAATAATAGTTTTATTTCATCACTCTTATGGGCATTGAACAGAATTTATTTCTATAAAATTGGAATACAGCAAGCAAAATCAGTATAATTGCACCAATTATTGCTATCTTCGGTAATAATGTGTACTGATTGTTATAACCCTCTGGTGAGGTCAGGTTTTTATAGATGCCAAAATATGCCCATGCGATAGGCAAAGGAAAGATTGCGTTCTTTATTCTCGTTAACACAAGCCATGTGAGTACGACTGCAACAAGAAGTATCACTATGCCCCATACTTCTGGTGAAATTCCAAATCCGCTCCAATTAATACTCACAAGCCATAGAGTAATGTTTGCAACCGTTGCAATAAACAGCCAGCCTGAATATAAACCAAATGTGACAGGGAACAAGAACCTTCTTTGAGTTTGTAGCTTACCAATTTTCTGAACTATCAGTACGTCTGTTATAAGCAGAGCAAAAATCGCAATGGTTGAAAGTCCAATTAGATCAAAAGAGAATAGCACAATCCAAACAATATTGAAAATGCATGATAACCAGAAGAGAAAGCTGAGTTCATCGACAACATCACCATAATATTCGTCTTTTGCCCTAATTATCATGAATATAACCGAAATAATTAAGAGAGTATAAATCAAACTCCAGATGCTGAATGTTGAAGGAGCAGGTGTTATCAATGTGGGATACGAATCTGAAATATCCTTTTGCGAACGCCCGTTGATGAAGCCTAAAGCTCCCAAGGTATTTATGACAAGAGTCAATACAAGCAAAATACCGCTAATCATAGCTTTTGCTCTTTTACTCATGCTATCTTCCCTCCTTTAATGTGTTTGATGGGTTTTGGAAACATTTTCTAATGATATTATACACTTTTGTTATTCAAACTCACATTAAAAAAAGAAAAAAGCCATATATAGCTATGGCTTTCTAATACTAGGTGATTTTGTTCTATTTGAAGAATACATAATAATAACCTTAATCAAAGTAACTCAAAAAGGCTCAATTAGGCAGTACATATGAGTGTTCTCTCCAATATCCAAAATCACATTCTTGTTACTTGCGTTCTGTATCTGCTGAGCTGTTTGAATTCATCTTTCTCAGCAAATAGAAACCGAAGATTTCGATTTCGATAACTGCGAATATATACAGAAATATCATTACCATTACCAAGACTGTTACCCAATCACCGAATTCTCTTTCACCTGAAGCGAGCCCGGTTATAACAGCTATACCTTGTCCTCCAAATAAGAGTATAACTGCTGACAATAATCCGAATCCTATCTGTTTTACGTAATGTTTGGTCCTTATCGAAGCCACAAGAAGTAGAATAGCGCCCGCAAGAAATACCAAAAACAACTCAGCTGGCATTAAGAAATCGAATAAAAACCTTCCCATTTGTATCAAAGCAACTATGGAGAAGAAAGCAGGGGCTAATACCGGTATCCATACGAGTATTAAGCCTGTAATTGTTAGAATTTTATTCAATTTTCCTACCATGGAATTCACCTCCTTAGCTTAAGTATAACTCTTTTCGTAGATATATCGATACATTAAGACTTCATACATATACTTAGAGCAGTATAGATAGACCATAATAGAAGAAGAATACAGCTCATAATGTTATCTGTTCTTCCATTGTGCACTAATATACAAAAATAAAAAAGCCTTGAGATTTCTCAAGGCTTCCGAAATTCTTATATTTTGGTGGAGCCGATGGGATTTGAACCCACGGCCTCTACCGTGCGAAGGTAGCGCTCTCCCAACTGAGCTACGGCCCCACGTAATGATAAATCCGTTTAAGATTCTACCATATGTGGATGCATCTTTCAAGAGGGTCTTTTCTTAATTTAATAATGTTTGTGGCATTCTGTTCAAAGTTGATGAATTTCAGTGTATAATATTTTA
Protein-coding regions in this window:
- a CDS encoding TspO/MBR family protein — encoded protein: MSKRAKAMISGILLVLTLVINTLGALGFINGRSQKDISDSYPTLITPAPSTFSIWSLIYTLLIISVIFMIIRAKDEYYGDVVDELSFLFWLSCIFNIVWIVLFSFDLIGLSTIAIFALLITDVLIVQKIGKLQTQRRFLFPVTFGLYSGWLFIATVANITLWLVSINWSGFGISPEVWGIVILLVAVVLTWLVLTRIKNAIFPLPIAWAYFGIYKNLTSPEGYNNQYTLLPKIAIIGAIILILLAVFQFYRNKFCSMPIRVMK